Genomic segment of Streptomyces alboniger:
CCCCTGCCCGATGAGGGGAAGGCCCTCGCCAGGCTCCGCGCCGAAGTCGGCATGGTCTTCCAGTCCTTCAACCTCTTCGCGCACAAGACCGTTCTCCAGAACGTCTCGCTCGCGCAGACCAAGGTCAGGGGCCGCAAGAAGGACGAGGCCGACCACCGGTCCCGGGAGCTCCTGGAGCGCGTGGGACTGTCCACGCAGGCCGAGAAGTACCCGGCGCAGCTCTCCGGAGGCCAGCAGCAGCGCGTGGCCATCGCCCGCGCCCTGGCCATGGACCCCAAGGCACTGCTCTTCGACGAGCCGACCTCGGCCCTCGACCCCGAGATGATCAACGAGGTCCTCGAGGTCATGCAGCAGCTCGCCCGTGACGGCATGACGATGGTCGTCGTCACCCACGAGATGGGCTTCGCCCGCTCCGCCGCCAACCGCGTGGTCTTCATGTCCGACGGCCGCATCGTCGAGGACCGGACCCCGGAGGACTTCTTCACCCACCCGGAGAGCGAGCGCGCCAGGGACTTCCTCTCCAAGATCCTCAAGCACTGACGGGGGCGACGCGCTCGTGAAGAGACACACCATGCGTACGACCCGGCTCGTGGCGGCACTCGTCCTGTCCGCGCTCGTCTCCACCGCCTGCGGCAAGGAGGGCAGCCCGCCGACGAAGGGCCCCGCGGCCGAGAAGCTCCCCGAATACCGGGTGGCCACAGGCTTCCAGCTGCCCCAGTCGTCGACCTGGCGGAAGGCCAAGAGCCGCGGCCGCTTCATCGTGGGCGCCAAGGAGGACCAGCCCTACCTCGGCGAGAAGGACCCCGCGACGGGCACCTACTCGGGCTTCGACATCGAGATCGCCAAGATGATCTCGGCCTCGCTGGGTCTGGACCCCCGGCGGATCGAGTTCAGGACCATCGCGTCGGCCAACCGCGAAACCGCCCTGCAGAACGGGCAGATCGACTACTACGTCGGCACCTACACCATCAACGACAACCGCAAGAAGCTCGTCGGCTTCGGCGGCCCGTACTACCTGGCGGGGCAGGGCCTGCTCGTACGGCACGACGAGGACGACATCAAGGGCCCCGGGGACCTGGCGGGCAAACGCGTCTGCTCGGCGGCAGGATCCACCCCCTACCAGCGCATCCAGCAGGAGTACCCGAAGGCCACCCTCGTCGCCTACGACACGTACTCCGTCTGCGTCGACAACCTGCTCACCTACCAGGTCGACGCCGTCACCACCGACGACGCGATCCTGATCGGCTACGCGGCCAAGGTGCCCGACGAACTCAAGGTGGTCGGCAAGCCGTTCTCCGAGGAGCCGTACGGCATCGGGGTCCCCCGGCGCGACAACGCGCTGCGCCTCGCCATCGACGACGCCCTCGCCGCCGGTGAGAAGAACGGCGACTGGAAGAAGGCCTACGACGCCACGCTCGGGCTCTCCGGGGTGCCGGCGCCGAAGCCGCCCGCCATCGACCGCTACCCGGCGAACTGAGGAGGCGTCGTGGACGTACTGACAGACAACTTCTCCACGTACGGCGACGGTTTCCTCGGCACCGTGGAACTCACCGTCTACGCCTCGGTCCTCGCACTCGTGCTCGGCTTCCTCATGGCCTCGTTCCGCGTCGCGCCCGTCGGCTCCTTCCGGGCCTTCGGCACGGTGTGGGTGGCGGTCCTGCGCAACACCCCGCTCACGCTGCTCTTCTTCGCCGTACTGCTCGGACTGCCGCGCTTCGGACTCGTGCTGCCCTTCAAGGTGTTCGCGGTCCTCGCGCTCGGCTGCTACACCTCCGCCTTCATCTGCGAGGCGCTCAGGTCGGGCATCAACACCGTGCCCAAGGGACAGGGCGAGGCGGCAAGGAGCCTCGGGATGTCCTTCGGCCAGACCCTGTCGATGGTGGTGCTGCCCCAGGCCTTCCGGTCCGTGATCGCCCCGGTCGGCTCCAACCTCATCGCGCTCGCCAAGAACTCCGCGATCGCCGGGGCCTTCAGCGTCACCGAGCTGCTCGGCACGTACAAGACGCTCAACGAGCTGGGTTACAACATCGTCTGGACCTTCGTCTGGATCGCCCTCGGCTACCTCATCATCACCCTCGCCATCAGCGCGGTCTTCAACATCCTCGAAAAGCGCTGGGGAGTCGCCCGATGAAAGCCCTCTCCCACGATTCCACCGCCCTCTACGACATTCCGGGGCCCAGGACCGTACGGCGGCACAGGCTCTACGGGGTGCTCTCCACCCTCGTCGTCCTCGCCCTCGTCGGCTGGATCCTGTATCTGCTCTTCGACACCGACCAGTTCACCTCCACCAAGTGGGCGCCCTTCCAGTACGAGGGCATCCAGGAACTCCTCCTGCGGGGCCTCGGCAACACGCTCAAGGCCTTCGCGATCTCCGCGGTCCTCGCGCTCGCGCTCGGCGGACTGCTCGCCATGGGGCGGCTCTCGGAGCACCGGCCGGTGCGCTGGGTGGCCACGCTCCTCGTGGAGTTCTTCCGCGCGATGCCCGTCCTGGTCATGATCTTCTTTGTCTTCGTGGCGCTGAAGGTGCAGCCGCTGCCCGCGCTGGTCGCCGGACTCACGCTCTACAACGGCTCGGTGCTCGCCGAGGTCTTCCGCTCGGGCGTCAACTCCATGGAACGCGGCCAGAAGGAGGCCGCCTACGCCCTCGGCATGCGCAAGACCCAGGTCATGAGCTACGTCCTCGTGCCCCAGGCGCTGCGCGCCATGTTGCCCGCCATCATCAGCCAGTTGGTGGTGGCCCTCAAGGACACCTCGCTGGGATTTCTGATCACCTACGAGGAGTTCCTCCACGCCGGGAAGCTGATCGCGTCGAATCTCGACTACGATTTGCCTTTCATCCCCGTGGTCATGGTGATCTCACCGATCTACATCGGGATGTGCATGTTGCTGTCGTGGTTCGCCCAGTGGGTGTCCAAGCGTCAGCGGCGCAATCCCAAGACGGAGGCCGCGGATGTCGCGTCGGCCGAACCAGGGACGCTGCTGCCGGGTGTGCAGTAGCTCGTAGGGCCACGCCCGCACCGGCAGCAGCCGGAGATCACTGCTCGCGCAGGGGAATGGACACGTATGACGGGTCCGCCTGCGGCGAGGAGAAGGTCAGCTGCGCGCCGGACGGGTTGTGCTCGATGTAGAGCGGGTCGACCGTGTCGACGACCAGGGCGAGCTTGTGTCCTGCCGGTACGTCGTAGGCCGTGGAGAACAGCTCCAGGTCCACGCCGAACGGCTTGCCGGGCGTCTTGCCGTGGAAGGTGTACGGCGCATTGCTGACCAGCTTGCCGAGGCCGAGCGGGCCCACGTCGTAGAGGTACGCGACGAGGGTGCCGCTCTCCTTGGTGCTGGTGAGCGTGGTGTGCAGCTTCGCCGTGCCGCGCACCCGCTGGGGCGTCGTGTACCTCTCCGACTGCCACACGCCCGTGTAGCGGCGCGGGAGCAGCGGCACCGAGGCCATCGGCGGGATCTTCAGGAACTGGTCGAGGGCGTTGGAGAGGATCGCCATGCCGCCGTTGGCGCCCGAGTCGACGTTCGTACGGATCGTGGTGGTCCCCGCCGTCGCGATCTTCTTGCGCGTGGGGCCGACCGACTTCCAGTCGGGGTAGCCCTCGTAGCCGCCCGTGGAGCGCGACTTGAGCTGGACCGGCTGCTCCTTGTCGATGCCGTTGTCCGCGCCCTTGAGGTAGCGGTCGAACCAGCGCCGGGTCGAGGTCCAGGTGTCGTTGGGCAGCCCGAGCAGGCCGGTGGCCTCCGCCGTCGCGTGGTCGCCGGGGCGCAGCTCCAGGCGCTTGGGGCCGGTCAGACGCTCGTAGAACTCGGCGTACTGGTTGGGCGGGAAGAGGGTGTCGCCCCAGGCGTTGCCGAGCATGATGGCCGCGCCGTTCTTGTTGATCCGGTCGAGGTAGGTCGCGGGGGAGCGCTTGGCGCCCCACGCGATCATCTCGTCCTCCTTGTCCAGGTTGGAGGCGAGGAAGTCCTTGAGCGTCTGCTGGAGTTCGGCGCTCGGGCGGCCGGTGAGCGCGCCCGCGCCACCGAGCAGGGCGGCGGCCTGGGCGTGCTGGGTGCGCCCGCTGTAGATCGAGTCGATCAGGTCGGCCCAGCCGCTCAGCGCGGCCACCACCTTGATCCGCTTGTCGTGCCCGGCGGCGAGCAGGCTGATGCCCGCGCCGTACGAGACGCCCGCCATGCCGACCTTGTCGGGGTCGGCCGGGGTGTTCGCGAGGGTCCAGTCGATGACCTTGGAGGCGTCGGCGATGTCCTCGGGGCCCGCTGTCTCTATCTCGCCGCCGGACTGCCAGAAGCCGCGCGAGTTGTAACTGACCACGACGTAACCGGAGTTCGCGAGCTTCTGGGCCTGGGCGACGTACTCGATCTGGGGCATGGCCCAGCTGGTGGGCAGCACGATCGAGGGGTACGTCGAGCCGGGCTTCGCGTCCTTCGGGGTGAAGACGTTGGCCTTGAGGACCGTGCCGCCGTCGCCGGGGATGTCGACGAAGCGTACGTCGGTGGAGCTCGCGGCCGGCGGCGCGGCGGCCGGTGCCGCCTGTGCCGCCGGGGCGAGACCGAGGGCGGTGCCGGCGACGAGGGCCGCGGAGACGGTGCCCACGGCGGTCGTACGGAGGGTCCGGTGGGGGCGCGGAGCTCTCACGGGTCACTTCCTCACTCGTTGAAAGTGCAAAGTGACCCGACGGTAACCGGGAACCTTTACCGGGGGTAACCCATTGGTAAGTTACGCCCCGGTAACGATCGTTCAAGGGTGCACGGTTACTTCAGCGCGCTCTTGGCCTGCCAGTCGGACCAGGAGACGTTCCACTCGCCGAAGCCGTTGCCCGGGTCCGGGACGCCCTTCGAGCCGCTGCCCGTGACCTCGAAGGGGTCGCCTATCTGCGCCTCGCGGTAGAGCCAGCCCGCGTCACCGGTGCTCATGCCGACGCAGCCCGAGCTGTGGTTGGTGTTGCCGAAGTACGAGGCGTTCCACGGGGCCGCGTGCGCGTACATGCCCGACCAGGTCAGCCGCATCGAGTAGTCGACCATCTTGTCGTAGCTGTTGCTGCCGGTGAGGCCGACCGTCTCGGAGCGCATGTTGATCGTGCCCTCCTTCGACATCAGGACCGAGGTGCCGCCCCAGGAGGCCTTCTCGCCGCCGGGGGTGCCCGCCGACATGGGCAGCGACCTGACCGTTTTGCCGTCCCGCGTCAGCGTCGTCGTCTTGCTGTCCAGGTCGACCTTCACGACCTGGCTCCTGCCGACCGTGAAACCGGTGGCGTAGTCGCGCACGAACCAGTCGCCGCCACCCGAGTCGATGCCGTTGAGCCGCGCGTCCAGCTTCACCTTCGTGCCGGACTTCCAGTACTCCTTGGGGCGCCAGTCGACGCGGTCCTTGCCGTCGTAGTTCTTGATCCAGCCCCAGGACCCGGTGGTGTCGTTCGACGTGGTCACCTTCAGGTGCTTCTCCACCTCGGCCTTGTTCCGCACCGGGTGGTCGAAGGTGATCGACAGGGGCTGGGCGATGCCGACGGTGGAGAACTTGCCCGCGGAGTCCTTGCCCGGGATGAGCGTCACCTTGTTGACCTGCTCGGGCGCGGCCGTCTTGAAGGAGGCCTTCGCGCTGCCGCCCTGGTCGCTGACCGCTTC
This window contains:
- a CDS encoding L,D-transpeptidase, with translation MQSTFAWRYVSLSPQSSSSRRRPLRTRHAAAAGLAVLAAALTACSGGSGSSGADKAAEKPKISVNLTGQQAKAGGPVTVKLADGKLKQVTVADAKGAKLPGKVSANGTTWKSLRVAAPGTAYEVEAVSDQGGSAKASFKTAAPEQVNKVTLIPGKDSAGKFSTVGIAQPLSITFDHPVRNKAEVEKHLKVTTSNDTTGSWGWIKNYDGKDRVDWRPKEYWKSGTKVKLDARLNGIDSGGGDWFVRDYATGFTVGRSQVVKVDLDSKTTTLTRDGKTVRSLPMSAGTPGGEKASWGGTSVLMSKEGTINMRSETVGLTGSNSYDKMVDYSMRLTWSGMYAHAAPWNASYFGNTNHSSGCVGMSTGDAGWLYREAQIGDPFEVTGSGSKGVPDPGNGFGEWNVSWSDWQAKSALK
- a CDS encoding amino acid ABC transporter ATP-binding protein, with the translated sequence MAVDPLIELRDVNKYYGELHVLQDINLTVGKGEVVVVIGPSGSGKSTLCRTINRLETIQSGEIRLDGQPLPDEGKALARLRAEVGMVFQSFNLFAHKTVLQNVSLAQTKVRGRKKDEADHRSRELLERVGLSTQAEKYPAQLSGGQQQRVAIARALAMDPKALLFDEPTSALDPEMINEVLEVMQQLARDGMTMVVVTHEMGFARSAANRVVFMSDGRIVEDRTPEDFFTHPESERARDFLSKILKH
- a CDS encoding amino acid ABC transporter permease; amino-acid sequence: MDVLTDNFSTYGDGFLGTVELTVYASVLALVLGFLMASFRVAPVGSFRAFGTVWVAVLRNTPLTLLFFAVLLGLPRFGLVLPFKVFAVLALGCYTSAFICEALRSGINTVPKGQGEAARSLGMSFGQTLSMVVLPQAFRSVIAPVGSNLIALAKNSAIAGAFSVTELLGTYKTLNELGYNIVWTFVWIALGYLIITLAISAVFNILEKRWGVAR
- a CDS encoding CocE/NonD family hydrolase; its protein translation is MRAPRPHRTLRTTAVGTVSAALVAGTALGLAPAAQAAPAAAPPAASSTDVRFVDIPGDGGTVLKANVFTPKDAKPGSTYPSIVLPTSWAMPQIEYVAQAQKLANSGYVVVSYNSRGFWQSGGEIETAGPEDIADASKVIDWTLANTPADPDKVGMAGVSYGAGISLLAAGHDKRIKVVAALSGWADLIDSIYSGRTQHAQAAALLGGAGALTGRPSAELQQTLKDFLASNLDKEDEMIAWGAKRSPATYLDRINKNGAAIMLGNAWGDTLFPPNQYAEFYERLTGPKRLELRPGDHATAEATGLLGLPNDTWTSTRRWFDRYLKGADNGIDKEQPVQLKSRSTGGYEGYPDWKSVGPTRKKIATAGTTTIRTNVDSGANGGMAILSNALDQFLKIPPMASVPLLPRRYTGVWQSERYTTPQRVRGTAKLHTTLTSTKESGTLVAYLYDVGPLGLGKLVSNAPYTFHGKTPGKPFGVDLELFSTAYDVPAGHKLALVVDTVDPLYIEHNPSGAQLTFSSPQADPSYVSIPLREQ
- a CDS encoding amino acid ABC transporter permease, coding for MKALSHDSTALYDIPGPRTVRRHRLYGVLSTLVVLALVGWILYLLFDTDQFTSTKWAPFQYEGIQELLLRGLGNTLKAFAISAVLALALGGLLAMGRLSEHRPVRWVATLLVEFFRAMPVLVMIFFVFVALKVQPLPALVAGLTLYNGSVLAEVFRSGVNSMERGQKEAAYALGMRKTQVMSYVLVPQALRAMLPAIISQLVVALKDTSLGFLITYEEFLHAGKLIASNLDYDLPFIPVVMVISPIYIGMCMLLSWFAQWVSKRQRRNPKTEAADVASAEPGTLLPGVQ
- a CDS encoding glutamate ABC transporter substrate-binding protein — protein: MRTTRLVAALVLSALVSTACGKEGSPPTKGPAAEKLPEYRVATGFQLPQSSTWRKAKSRGRFIVGAKEDQPYLGEKDPATGTYSGFDIEIAKMISASLGLDPRRIEFRTIASANRETALQNGQIDYYVGTYTINDNRKKLVGFGGPYYLAGQGLLVRHDEDDIKGPGDLAGKRVCSAAGSTPYQRIQQEYPKATLVAYDTYSVCVDNLLTYQVDAVTTDDAILIGYAAKVPDELKVVGKPFSEEPYGIGVPRRDNALRLAIDDALAAGEKNGDWKKAYDATLGLSGVPAPKPPAIDRYPAN